Part of the Azospirillum brasilense genome is shown below.
GCACATGCTCGCTGAGATTTTCCACCACCGTGCCGCGGCTGACGTCGAAGCGTCCGGCCAGCACCCGTTCCGCGGGCAGCTTCTGTCCCGCCTCGATGATCCGGCGGGCGATCAGGTCGTTGAACTGCTCGATGATGATGTCGGGCGGGCGTCGGACCTTGGTTTTCTGCAGGTGGCGGGAGACGTCGAAATCAGGGTCTTCCATGCCGCTCTCCAGTCGCTGAACTGGTTCGCTGGTACGCAGCGGTTCCAGTTGTTTAGGCATCCCGGGTGGGCAAGTCAATCGCACGCCGTGGTCCGGGATCCCGGAACGCCGGTCATGAACGCGCGGAACGGCTTGTCCACCGCTCCGTTCGGCATCCCGACCCGGGACGGAGCGGCGGAGGTTCAGCCGACGGCCTTGGTCCGTAGATGGCCATGAAGCCGTCATCGACGAAGATCAACTGGCCGTTGACGAGGTCGGAGGCCGGGAACACCGCGATGCTTATGCCTCCGGCAGGTCCGGCCGGCAATTTGTGCCCATAGGCAGAGTCCCGCCAAGCGAAAGGTGTCCGCACCGGCGTCACGGGGGCCCGGCGTGGTGTTCATCGGCGGGGCGGCGATGTGGCACAACCTTTGCTTTTGCTCGGCACCACATGGCGCAAGCCATGAACCGCAGTGGAGGTGAACATGCACATCCTTGGGCACCCTGTGGTCGTTGGACAGGCTGCCGTTTCGGATCGGAGCCGGATGTCGGGCGCCAGCCAACCGACCGGCTCGACCAGCTTCTCGGATATGCTGTCGGCAAACGCTTCCGAAGCGCCGGCTCCCATGACCGCGCCGGCATCGACCGAGCCGGCCGAGAGCCAAGAGATCGCCCGGCTGCAAAAGGATCTGGATGCGTACAAGCGCCAGCGGGAGAAAGTCGTCCAGAGCCGAACCAGCGACCCGCCGGCGTTTCAGATGGCGCTGCCTGTCAACGACCGCGGTTACATGCCCTACGTGACGGCCGACCAGCAGAAG
Proteins encoded:
- a CDS encoding GntR family transcriptional regulator — protein: MEDPDFDVSRHLQKTKVRRPPDIIIEQFNDLIARRIIEAGQKLPAERVLAGRFDVSRGTVVENLSEHVLLGLINNILNADDTSPEMLIEVRGALEARRTKASKSLRETG